A stretch of DNA from Lotus japonicus ecotype B-129 chromosome 4, LjGifu_v1.2:
ctaaaatcaattatgagaacTTCTAGACTTctggtttcagaattgattctaagcaAAAATAAGCTTATCGAAACATGgtattaataattaatacttAGTACCCTTTTGGAGGGTCAGCAAAGTTTATCAAGTTACCGATTACCAAATGATAATTCCAGGAATAAAAAGTCTCTTCTCTTCCATTTGTAGGCTTAAGGACTAAGGCATGTGATGTCTAATTCTGAACTTGTGTTATTATATGTCCTTCAAGTTGGTTTTGAATTCTTTCTTTTGTTATAGATTTTAAGTGAATGTCATAATGTAGGCAAATATTTGATCAGAGAGGTTGGAGGACATATCGCATGCCAGATGAGAAGTCAGGGGGACATGGTGTCAAAATCAAAATTAGTGATAAACCCCCCACAATTCAAACTAACATATCTTATATAGCAGATTAATTCTCAAATGAGAATTAATCAAACAGAATATGGGCCTGGAATCAGTGAGCAGAGCAGAGTCACGCATTCTTCTTCTCTCCCTCCCTGTGCGTTCTTCTCGTTGGTTCTTTCTTtcccttatatatatatatatatatatatatatatatatatatatatatatattccccaATCTGATTTCACTCACTCGCCCTCTCACAAGCCCTAATTTCTTCCCCCAATTGCACTTTCTCGGTCTCTCTCTTCCACCGCCGTCTCGCGATTTTCTTTCTCTGTTTGCATATTTCGATTGTTCGGTACTGTAGAGCTTTTTGTTTCCCAATTTCCTGGCTCGTTTCCCTCATCTATTTTATGCAATGGGGTTTCCTTGGCGCTTTCTTTCCCTCCCTCCCGCCAGGTAGGTTTCTTTGATTCTCTCTCACcgttatattttatttttcgcATTCACTTTTGTTCTTGCGATTGATTGATTCGCTCGCCAGGGCATGAACTTTACTACATCTTCACTCGTCAGCCCGACCACGGCGTCAAGGACCTTAAGGCTTACTGCATCGGAATTCTCTCTAACGTCCTTGGCAGGTGCGTGTTTGTTAATTTCTGAAAATTAATTCACttttcattcattcattaatCAATTGCATTTGCAGTGATGATGCTGCAGAAGGGGCTTACCTTTTTCATAACCCTACTGGCTTCTTTGCCTATTTTCCTCTTGACAAGGCTGATCTACTTCAAGGTTTGCTTTGTTCTATTCTTTGATTCTTGATTTTCTAAATTCACACAAATACATGCATAATGCTTGCTTGCTGTTTTAATTTCCAGAGCATCCCAGCGTTATTCAGGTTTGCCCCCAGTTCAAACCTTTCCCCTCCCCGCCCGGCCCGGCCCCAATCAACCTATCCTATTTTCCTCCTGACAAGGCGCTAATTGATTGAATTCAACAGACTTCTCTTTGAATAAATTTACAACTCATATTGTAATGCTGACCTTAATTGGTTTTGTTGATGAATTGGTTCTtattgatattattttgtgGATGGAAATAACAACCATGCCTATTACCTTTCTATGCTTTATGCACCTCTTATTACTCATTTTCTATTTAATTAAACACACACTAGGATTCATTCATGTGTACAAAATGATTTGAAAATCTTTATTTTGGTGGAAATTAAAAGTCAAAACTGGTACTCGGCTTTCAATGGAGTAATTTTCTAATTTCAAGTAAAACATGATGTATTCAATTTGGGAATATATTGAGTCAAGAAAATCTCAACCATTTTTTGCATTTCCCTCTTTCATGTCATTTCCTGCATTCTTTGAATCTTTCTTTTGTTGCCACATTTCGTCATTCTTCTTGGTGAAAAGAAGAATATACTGTGTCAAGAAAATCTCAACCAatgttttttttgaacgtgaatGTCCTACAtttgttttttttggtacaatgtCCTACATTGTTAATAATAGAGATTGAATTATTGAATATTGAGAGTAGAACtcttatataaaagaaaaatcaactATCATAATAAATTTCAATAATTTCAGTAGAACTCAACTACTCATAATTTAACAGTTTACAGATTTCATATACTTTCACGTagatcttaaaaaaattaatgagatTACAAAATAATACAAGGcaaaatcggaaaaaaaaattaatgcaaTTAAGGGGCACCAAATAAAAAACGCACCATTACCCAAATGACACCACAATTGCCGCACGTTGctgcacctaaaatttattagtCACCGCGCAGGGCTCTATTGACCCCTTCAAATAAACTAATTATCTCAATCCTGTAAGACCCCTCTTTTTGGTAGGCAGATTTCTCGCATTCATCTTTCCCCACACCGCAGATGACTGACCGTAAATTTCTCAATATGCTTGGTGCTTGACTAAAGAGTCCGTGCAAACAAACGATACAAACACTTCAACCATATTTATACAGGGTAGAACAACTTCATACTTGACTAAAGAGTCCGAGCAAACAAAATCATCCAAATGGGTTTCCTCCTACTGCAGGAAAGGGGTTTGAGGTAGCAGGGGTTGACAACCTACTAGTCAGGTGCTGATCTGGACTTGAGAAACCAAATGCAGCACCATCATTTCCAAAGCTCCCAAATCCTTGATGCCTACATATTCAATTATAATAAGTGGCAATAATTATCAACATTAACCATATTACCATAATGAATTGATACTTGCACAGATCACTTCACACACCACGACAAGTAAAAGAGTTTTCAGTACATATCCAATAGCAGCCCATTCAAGAAACAATGTTGGTGAAGCTATGGAAATGAGATGCTAAAAAATTGATTACGAATAAAGGACTCTCTTAACATGGATAGTCAGACAAAGAAATAACCGAACCTAAAACAGCCTATGCAAAAAGTTGACATTATCAGGACAAAGAAATAGCTACCTTGGCATTGGAACATTATTTGGCATATGTTGCCCCATGTGTGCCCCTGAAGTTTTTAGAAGGTTTAGAATACAGATAAAGAGCAAATAGCCTCagcataaaataaaaattgaggAAATGGTGTGAAGGTGTACTTGGTCCCATTGTTGATGAAAGAGTTTGTGCTTGTGGAGGAAGCACTGATacatatgatgatgatgacggcGGATTCCAGGGAATAGATAGATTACCCATGTTTGAAGGGTGCAATGTGGCTGAAGGTGTTACACTAGGCAGAGCACCTTGTAAAGATGACATGGAAGGAAACTGCAACCAAGGAACACCAACCATAAAAGCATCAAAATAAATGTGCAATTAATTTAAGAAATGGAAGAGAAGATTATGCTATTATATTAATTATGGCAAAATAACTAATCCATAGTGGACAAAATCCAAATCATGTTATCTTCCACCAATGGTTAGCCCTTCGCCATAAAACACATCAAGCACTTCAAAAGAGCCAAGTCCCCAATTAGTAATATTAATGGTTACCAAATTTCCCAATTATCAATATTAATTATTCAATAGCATCAATACAGTACTCACGGATGACCTACAGTCCTATACAAAATTGTACAAACTATCATGAGAAATATTAACACTAGTTTATCGATTACATACAGTTGGGGCTTGAACTGGAGTTGGTTCGTTGCTGACATCAAATGGATTCATTGACTTCGATGGCAGCGGTAAACTTGGCATGGGCTGTAACAGTGGGAAGAAATATATGAGAAATACATCATACTATTTGAACTAGCCATACATGAAGATAAGTTGGAAGCTGATAATTTGGATTTTAACAGTACCACCAAATTATTATGTTGAACTGAGATACCCATGCCATGTGGTGGACCCATTTGCCAACCTGGAGCTGGAGCAGGAAAGGATGAATAATTCATAGAGAATAGATCCTGCAGAAATCACAATTAATAAACAATAGACATGCACTGATGCACACAATATAGATGATTTATGAAGTAAAATA
This window harbors:
- the LOC130711652 gene encoding uncharacterized protein LOC130711652 — translated: MQWGFLGAFFPSLPPGHELYYIFTRQPDHGVKDLKAYCIGILSNVLGSDDAAEGAYLFHNPTGFFAYFPLDKADLLQEHPSVIQVCPQFKPFPSPPGPAPINLSYFPPDKALID